From the genome of Nicotiana sylvestris chromosome 2, ASM39365v2, whole genome shotgun sequence, one region includes:
- the LOC138885767 gene encoding uncharacterized protein, whose product MEKNVNSDAQLASNNTSIRNLEVQMGQISQAQNYHPKGALPSETVVTQRVIPNNMVKPNDEVRIDIDDNGEVTQEEVNPARDHIIDIPELDRVTKKRSMNFETINATNQVSAIAHSIASKLEDPGAFTIPCTIGSAEFAKALCDLGESINLMPYSIFTTLRIWKPRPTSMRLQMANCTMKMQLGVIEGVLVYVDKFILLADFVILDCKVDYEVPIILGRPFLDMGKALCNVEAVELTFWVGDAKVVFHVYFIIDDTSDTINVGDMLEAIFLNFIDDEMDGFLECVNSLEGMGSYNYAPRKLSLDLENRTTPPTKPSTEEPPTMELKPLPPHLRYEFLGIFHIGSATKEEEGYWMEFGRYSGDKPHLFHA is encoded by the exons ATGGAAAAGAATGTCAATTCGgatgcccaacttgcctcaaACAACACATCAATCCGCAACCTAGAAGTTCAAATGGGGCAAATCTCTCAAGCTCAAAATTATCATCCTAaaggggcactaccaagtgaaaCAGTAGTGACCCAAAGGGTG ATCCCAAACAATATGGTGAAACCTAATGATGAAGTTCGTATTGATATTGATGATAATGGGGAAGTGACTCAAGAGGAGGTGAACCCGGCTAGGGACCACATTATTGACATACCAGAATTG GATCGTGTCACAAAGAAGCGGTCAATGAATTTTGAAACCATAAACGCCACtaatcaagtgagtgcaattgcaCATTCAATTGCTTCTAAGTTGgaggatcccggtgctttcacgaTTCCATGTACAATTGGAAGTGCCGAGTTTGCTAAAGCCCTTTGTGATCTTGGggaaagtatcaatttgatgccctattcgatTTTCACGACCTTGAGAATTTGGAAACCAAGACCTACttctatgagattgcaaatggccaaCTGTACCATGAAAATGCAGTTGGGTGTGATTGAAGGTGTTTTGGTAtatgttgataaattcattcttctGGCGGATTTTGTCATTCTAGATTGTAAAGTTGATTATGAGGTTCCAATTattcttgggagacctttccttgataTGGGTAAGGCTCTTTGTAATGTTGAAGCTGTAGAACTCACTTTCTGGGTTGGTGATGCAAAAGTGGTATTCCATGTGT ATTTCATTATTGATGATACAAGTGATACAATAAATGTTGGTGATATGTTGGAGGCCATCTTTCTCAACTTTATTGATGATGAGATGGATGGCTTCTtggaatgtgtgaactctttggaaggaatggggtcgtacaaTTATGCACCCCGAAAATTGTCCTTAgatcttgaaaataggacaaCTCCTCCTACAAAGCCTTCTACCGAAGAGCCTCCTACcatggagttgaagccattgcctccacatcttcggtatgaatttcttg GTATATTCCACATTGGTagtgctacaaaagaggaagaaggttATTGGATGGAGTTTGGCAGATATTCGGGGGATAAACCCCATCTTTTTCATGCATAA
- the LOC138885766 gene encoding uncharacterized protein, whose product MEESDVAQGMTRIGRVYTPEHLGGASKGATTRKHVIEIGPDDLWRKVQAKEYSVIDHLNKIAAQISILSLLQNSGAHKNAKMKVLSEAYVPNNITGREMANMVGQVLESHKIVFHEDELPPGGVLVYGGSSLNICPLDTLKRMDKGFHDIQVGSMNVKAFDGSQRATIREINLCLQMGLTWFDVEFKYTWKEYNDWSPPWRRLYYPLEKTVPRIDQAFHQADIIWGTAEEEALARLMNLFLEDEDMNCSAIIEEEEEEGLTIQTMKKGVVLTNWTSTPSRAHRFPGIIVTFLYEPVTVTCNEAMQYKNSDSDEEDEIPEEVVREVKDFENKPKSNLDETEVVNLGDIETIKETRISIHLLLAEKEEDFHFLKEYEDIFAWSYDDMTDCFTGYHQIWIDEEDVEKTTFIIPWRVYCYKMMPFGLKNVGATYMRAMTTIFYDMIHNKIEVFVDGVIIKSKRAAYHIADLRKFFDRLRRYNLKLNPAKCAFGVPAGKLLDSFRVIAQSTVICEPIFKMLRKDAETSWTEECQKDFDKIKEPHH is encoded by the exons ATGGAGGAATCCGatgttgcacaaggaatgactaggattggaagagtctatacacctgaacatttgGGAGGAGCAAGTAAGGGTGCCACTACCAGGAAGCATGTCATTGAAATAGgtccagatgacctgtggaggaaagtacaagcaaaggagtattctgttattgaccatctgaacaaaatcgcagctcagatatccatcctgtcactGTTACAAAATTCAGGGGCACATAAGAACGCTAAAATGAAAGTGCtaagtgaagcttatgtacccaataacatcaccggtagagagatggccaatatggtagggcaagtactggaaagtcataagatcgtcttccacgaagatgagctaccacctggaGG GGTTTTGGTTTACGGAGGTTCAAGCCTTAATATTTGTCCATTAGACACCCTGAAAAGGatggacaaaggttttcatgacatacaggtaggaagcatgaatgtgaaagctttcgacgggtctcaaagggccacgatcagggaaattaacctttgcttgcagatggggctaacttggttcgacgtcgagtttAAG TACACATGGAAAgaatacaatgattggtcgcctccatggcgtagACTGTATTACCCCCTCGAGAAAACAGTGCCACGTATagatcaagcttttcaccaagctgatataatatggggaactgcagaagaggaagcattAGCTAGGTTAATgaatctgttcttggaggatgaagacatgaactgcagtgccataattgaagaggaggaggaagaaggcctcactattcagactatgaagaagggagttgttctcacgAATTGGACctccacaccatcccgggcccaccgattccctgg caTTATTGTTACTTTTCTTTATGagccggtgactgtgacatgtaatgaggcaatgcaatataagaatagtgattcagatgaagaagatgagatacctgaggaagttgtcagggaagttaaagactttgagaataagcctaagtccaatttgGACGAAACCGAAGTAGTAAACTTGGGAGATATCGAGaccatcaaggagactcgcatcagtaTTCACTTGTTACTAGCAGAAAAGGAAGAGGACTTCcatttcctaaaagaatatgaggacatttttgcatggtcatatgatgacatgaccg attgcttcacgggttatcaccagatctggatagatgaagaagacGTGGAGAAAACAACTTTTATCATACCTTGGAgagtatactgctacaagatgatgccatttggtctaaagaatgttggggctacctacatgagagccatgacaaccatcttttatgatatgatacacaataAAATAGAGGTGTTTGTGGATggcgtcattatcaaatccaagagggcggCATATcatatagcagacttgagaaagttctttgacaggctaaggaggtataacttgaaactgaaccccgcaaagtgtgcattcggggttcctgcaggaaagttactagattcatt TCGtgtcatagcacagtccacagtcatatgtgaacctatcttcaagatgctgaggaaagatgccgagacaagttggaccgaggagtGTCAGAAagattttgacaagatcaaggagccACACCACTAG